The following are encoded in a window of Sminthopsis crassicaudata isolate SCR6 chromosome 5, ASM4859323v1, whole genome shotgun sequence genomic DNA:
- the LOC141544204 gene encoding splicing factor C9orf78, with amino-acid sequence MRAGKTFRRRRADSESESDEQDSEEVRLKLEETKEVQSLRRRPNGVSAVALLVGEKVQEETALVDDPFQVKTGGMVDMKKLKERNKDRISEEEDLNLGTSFSAETNRRDEDADMMKYIETELKKRKGIVENEEQKVKLKNAEDCLYELPESIRVSSAKKTEEMLSNQMLSGIPEVDLGIEAKIKNIISTEDAKARLLAEQRNKKKDSETSFVPTNMAVNYVQHNRFYHEELHAPVRRHKEEPKTRPLRVGDTEKPEAERSPPNRKRPPNEKATDDYHYEKFKKMNRRY; translated from the coding sequence ATGCGGGCAGGTAAGACCTTCCGCAGGCGCCGCGCCGACTCGGAGTCGGAGTCGGACGAGCAGGACAGCGAGGAGGTCCGGCTGAAACTGGAGGAAACCAAAGAAGTTCAGAGCTTGAGGAGGCGACCTAACGGGGTGAGTGCAGTAGCCCTCCTGGTTGGGGAGAAAGTGCAGGAAGAGACGGCCCTGGTGGACGATCCCTTTCAGGTGAAGACCGGTGGAATGGTGGACATGAAGAAACttaaggaaagaaacaaggacAGAATCAGCGAAGAGGAGGATCTCAACTTAGGAACATCATTTTCGGCCGAAACCAACCGGAGGGATGAGGACGCCGACATGATGAAGTACATAGAGACGGAActcaagaagaggaaagggatcgTGGAAAACGAGGAGCAGAAAGTAAAGCTGAAGAATGCCGAAGACTGTCTCTACGAGCTCCCCGAGAGCATCCGGGTCTCGTCCGCCAAGAAAACGGAGGAGATGCTGTCCAACCAAATGCTGAGCGGCATCCCCGAAGTGGATTTAGGCAttgaggcaaaaataaaaaatatcatttcgACCGAGGATGCCAAAGCCCGGCTGCTGGCCGAGCAGcggaacaaaaagaaagacagcgAAACCTCTTTTGTTCCCACGAACATGGCTGTGAACTACGTGCAGCACAACCGCTTTTATCATGAAGAGCTCCACGCCCCAGTCCGGAGGCACAAGGAAGAGCCGAAAACTCGACCCCTCCGGGTGGGAGATACCGAGAAGCCGGAAGCCGAGAGGTCGCCTCCGAATCGCAAGCGCCCCCCCAACGAAAAAGCAACTGATGATTATCATTATGAGAAGTTTAAGAAAATGAACAGACGCTATTGA